DNA sequence from the Amycolatopsis sp. Hca4 genome:
TCGACGCCGCCGAACGCGAGCAGGTCCTGGTCGCGTTCAACGACACCGGCCACGACGTCCCGCCGGTCACCTTGACCGAGCTGATCGAGGCCCAGGCGGCCCGCACGCCCGACGCCGTCGCCGTGGTCTCGCACGGGGAACGGCTCACCTTCGCCGAGCTCGACACCCGCGCCGACCGGCTGGCGCGGCTGCTGGCCGCGCGCGGAGCCGGGCCGGAGCGGATCGTCGCCCTCGCCCTGCCGCGCTCGGTGGAGATCGTCGTCGCACAGCTGGCGGTGCTCAAGACCGGTGCCGCCTACCTGCCGGTCGACCCCGATTACCCGGCCGAGCGGATCGCGTTCATGCTCGCCGACGCCCAGCCGGTCGTCGTGGTGACGCTGCCCGGCACGCCGGTGCCGGGTGGGAACGTGCTCGTCCTCGACGGCTCGGAAGCCCACGGCCCGGCCACCCCGCTGGGGCGGTCCGTGCCGCCGGCCGCGCCCGCGTACGTCATCTACACCTCGGGCTCGACCGGCACCCCCAAGGGTGTCGTCGTCACCCACGCCGGCCTGGCGAGCTTCTCGAGCGCCGAGATCGCCCACTTCGACGTCCGGCCCGGCGACCGGGTGCTGCAGTTCTCCTCGCCGAGCTTCGACGCGTCGGTGCTGGAGCTGTGCATGGCGCTGCCCGCCGGGGCCGCGCTGGTCGTCCCACCGCCCGGGCCGCTGCTCGGCGACCACCTGGCCGCCGTGCTGCGCGACGAAGGCGTCACGCACGCGCTGATCCCGCCGGTGGCGATGGCGAGCGTGCCCGACGTCGAGCTGCCCGCCTTCCGCACCCTGGTGGTCGGCGGCGAGGCCTGCCCGGCCGACCTGGTGGCCCGCTGGGCGCCGGGCCGCCGGATGATCAACGCCTACGGGCCCACCGAAACCACGGTGGTGGCGACCTGGAGCGACCCCCTCGAGCCGGGGGCCACCCCGCCGATCGGCCGCCCGATCCGCAACACCCGCGTCCGCGTCCTCGACCCCGCGCTCCGGCCGGTGCCGATCGGCGTCGCGGGGGAGCTGTACGTCTCCGGGGCCGGGCTCGCCCGCGGCTACCTGGACCGGGCGGGGCTCACCGCGTCGCGGTTCCTCGCCGACCCGTTCGGGGCGCCGGGGGAGCGGATGTACCGCACCGGCGACCTGGTCCGGTGGCGGGCCGACGGCACCCTCGAGTTCCTCGGCCGGGCCGACGACCAGGTCAAGATCCGCGGCTTCCGGATCGAGCCCGGCGAGATCGTGGCGGTGCTGCGCAGGCACCCGGACGTCCGGGACGCCGCCGTCGTGGCGGACGGGCAGCGGCTGATCGCCTACGTCGTCGGCGAGGCCGGTGCCGGATTGCGGGAGCACGTCGCCGCGACCCTGCCGGCGCACCACGTGCCCGCCGCGTTCGTCCGGCTCGACGCGCTTCCGTTGACCGCCAACGGAAAGCTCGACCGGCGGGCGCTGCCGGCGCCGGCGGCCCCGGTGGAGACCACCGGGTACGTGCCCCCGGAAACCGAGACCGAAGAGGTGCTCGCGGCCATCTGGGCCGAAGCGCTGGACCTCGACCGGGTCGGCGTCGAGGACAACTTCTTCGCACTCGGCGGCGATTCGCTGCGCAGCCTGCGGATCACGTCGATGACGAAGTCCGCCTTCGACGTCGAGCTCACGCCGAAGGACGTGCTCACCGCCGGCACCGTGCTGGCGCTGGCCGAGCTCGTCGAAGAACGGGTCCTGCAGGACCTCGAACGGCTCGCCGCCGGCCAAGACCGCTGAAAACTGTTCATACGAAAGGAAAGCATCACATGCAGGACGACGCCGAATTCCAGGTGCTGGTCAACGACGAGGGCCAGTACTCGCTGTGGCCGGTCGCGAACGAGGTACCCGCGGGCTGGCGCACCGACGGCTTCCGCGGCGGCCGCCAGGAGTGCATGGACCACGTCGACGAGGTGTGGACCGACATGCGGCCGCTGAGCCTGCAGCGGCAGATGGCCGCCGACGGCTGAGCCCGTCGCGCGGGGCAAGGCGGGTTCGCACCCGCCTTGCCCACCACGACCGGCCATCCCTTTGACCCGACGCGGAAGGTCCCCCATGCCCTCTCCTACGACGCTTTCCCAGTCCTCCCTGCGCGTTCCGCTGCCGACGGCCGAGGGCCGGCTGCAGCGGCTGCTGACCGGACTGGCCCACAAGCACGGCGTCCCGGCCGCCCAGCTGGTCGTCACCGACGGCGGCCGGACGGACACCGCCACGGCAGGCGACGTCACCGCCGAAGCGAAGTTCCCGGTCGGTTCCATCACCAAGGCGTTCACCGCGGCACTGGCGATGCTGCTGGTCGCCGACGGCGACCTCGACCCGGACGACTCGCTCGGCGAGCACCTGGACGGTCTCGGCCCGCTGGTCGGCAGACCGACCGTCGGGCAGGTGCTCAGCCACACCGGCGGGCTGCCTGCCGCGCTCGGCGCCGCCGCCGACGGGGCCGGCTCGGCTCGCCGGTACCTGCGGGCCTGCCGCGAGGCCGGGCTCGTCCAGCCGCCCGGCCAGTGCTTCTCGTATTCGAATGTCGGGTACGTGCTCACCGGGTACCTGGTCGAGGCCGTCACCGGGATGAGCTGGTGGGAGGCGGCGGACGCGCTGCTGCTCGAAGAGCTCGGCATCGGCGCCGCGTTCGTCGTGGAGCCGGGCGGCCGGCGCCGGACCGAGGGACACGTCAGCGGCCACGCCGTGCACGCGGCGACCGGCCGCGCCCGGTCCGTCGCGCAGACGCTGAGCCCGGCCGAGGCCGCGGCCGGGGCGCTGGCGCTGAGTGCCGGGGACCTCGCCGCCTTCGGGAGCATGTTCTGCGGGGGCGACGGGCCGCTGCCGCCGGACCTGGCGGCCGCGATGGGGCGGCCGGTGCCGGGGGCGGAGCCGTTCGGCCTGGCCGACACCTGGGGCCTCGGCCTGGCCGGCTACCGCGGCGCCGACGCGGACTGGACCGGCCACGACGGCACGGCGGACGGCACGTCCTGCCACCTGCGGATCGACGCGGCGCACGGCCGGGTGGTCGCGCTGACGACCAACGGGAGCACGGGTTCGGCGCTGTGGACGGACCTGGTGGCGGCCCTGCGGCTCGAAGGCCTCCCGGTGGGCGACTACGAGCTGCCGGCCGACCTCGACCGCGCGGCCCGCCCGGCGGCCGACCTGACCGGCCACTACACCAACGGCGACCTGGAGTACGAGGTGGACGTCCGCCCGGACGGCGGCGCGGTCCTGGTCGTGGACGGCGAGGTCTACCCGGAGCTGGCCTTGCTGCGCGACGGCGCGTTCTCGGTCCGCGAGCCGGCCACGGGCCGCCGCATCATCGGCGGCCGCTTCCTGACCGACCCGGCAACGGGAGCGATCAGCGCAATGCAGGCCGGCGGCCGCGTCGCCCGCCGACGGCGCCGCGCTTCCTGAGCTGCCGCTCTGCCCGGCCCTACTTGTGTCGTGAGGAAACAAAAGCGATGACCACCTCGAGGAAGAGCCGTATCGACGCGTTGCCCGCCGAGCGGCGGGAGGCGCTCGGGCGCCGGGCCCGAGTGCGGCCGGCGGCGAGCTTGTCGCCCGGCGGCCGCGTGGCCCGGCGCGCTTCCTGAACCCCTGCTCTGCCCGGCCCGAGGTGCTGAACCCTCCGGCCACCCAGCCATTCCGACTTGCGTGTGAGGAACGAAAGCATGACCACCTCGAGGAAGAGCCGCATCGATGCGTTGCCCGCCGAGCTGCGGGAGACGCTCAAGCGCCGGCTGGCCGGGCGGGCGGAGCGGTCCGATGTCATCGGCCGGGCGTCGCGGGAGGCGGCCCTGCCTCTCTCCTTCGCGCAGCAGCGGCTGTGGTTCCTCGACGAGTTCCGGCCGGGGGATGCCGAATACAACAGCGCCGTCGCGCTGCGGCTGACCGGTCCGCTGGACACCGGCGCGCTCACCGGGGCGCTGCAGCAGCTCATCAGCCGGCACGAGGCCCTGCGCACCACCATCGACGATGCCGGTGGCACCCCGGTGCAGGTCGTGCACCCCGCGCCGGACATCCCGGTGCGGGTCGTCGACCTCGCCGCCGATCCCGCGCTGCGGCCCGGCGATCTCGACGAGGTCCTCGAAGCGGAGTACGGCCGGGCCTTCGACCTGCGCCGCGGGCCGCTGGTGCGGCTGCTGCTGGTGCGGGTCGACGCGGAACACCACGTCCTGCTCGTCACCGCCCACCACGTCGTCACCGACGGGGAGTCGATGGGCATCCTCGTCGGCGAGCTCGGCACGCTCTACGCGGCCGCCGTCCGCGGGGAGGCCGCCGCCCTGCCCGAACCGGCCGTGCAGTACGCGGATTTCGCCGTGTGGCAGCGGAACCGGCTCGCCGGGCCCGCCCTCGACCGGCACCTCGCCTACTGGACCACGCAGCTGGCCGGCGTCGAACCCCTCGACCTGCCGTCCGACCGGCCGCGGCCCGCGGTGCGCACCACCGCCGGTGCCGTGCACCACTTCCGCGTCCCGGCCGAGGCCGCCGCCGGGCTGGCCGAGCTGGCCCGCGTCCACGACACCACGCTCTACACCGTGCTGGTCGCCGCCTGCCAGGTGCTCTTCGCCCGCTACACCGGCCGCACCGACATCGCCGTCGGCACCGTCGTCTCCGGCCGGAACCGGCCCGAGCTGCAGCGGACCGTCGGGTTCTTCGTCGACACCGTCGTCATCAGGTCCACTGTGGACCGAAGAACGCCGTTCACCGCCTTCCTCGACGCCGTCCGCACGACCGTGCTGGAGTCCTTCGAGCACGCCGAAGCGCCGTTCGAGAAGCTCGTCGAAGCCCTGCGCCTCGACCGCGACGCCAGCCGCACGCCGCTGTTCGACGCGATGGTCCTGCTGCACGGCAGCCAGGGCGGGCCCGCCGACTTCGGCGGGCTGACCGCCGAGCCGGTCGAGGTGGCCCGCCGCGCCGCCAACTTCGACCTGACCGTCGAGTTCCAGCCCGCCGCGGACGCGCTCGAAGGCTCACTGGAGTACAACACCGACCTGTTCGACACGCGGACCGCCGTCGCGCTCGGCGAGCACCTCACCGTGCTGCTCACCGCGATCGCCGCCGACGCCCGCCGCCCGGTCGGCGAGCTGCCGCTGCTCACCGCCGGGGAAGAACGCCGGCTGCGCACCGAGTGGAACGACACCGCGCTCGACGTCCCCGCGGCCACCGTCACCGAGCTGTTCGAGTCGCAGGCCCAGCGCAGCCCGGACGAAACCGCGCTCGTCGCCGGCGAAGTCACGCTGAGCTTCGCCGAGCTGAACGCGCTCGCCAACCGCCTGGCCCGTCACCTCGTGACGCTGGGCGCCGGCCCCGAGCGGGTCGTGGCGCTCGCCCTCCCGCGCACCGCCGAGGCGATCATCGCCTTCCTCGCCGTGCTGAAGGCCGGTGCGGTGTACCTGCCGATCGACCCGGCGCTGCCCGCCGACCGGAAAGAGCTGCTGCTGCGCGACTCCGGGGCGGAACTGGTCCTCGGCCCGGCGGACATCGCCGCGGCGGACCCGGACCACTCGGCCGCCGACCTCACCGACGCCGACCGGATCGCGCCGCTGCGGCCGGACAACACCGCCTACGTCATTTACACCTCCGGGTCGACCGGCCGCCCCAAGGGCGTGGCGGTCCCGCACCGCAACCTCACCAACCTGCTCTTCAACCACCGCAACGACTTCGCCCCGCCCGGGCGGCGGCTGCGGGTCGCCCTGACCGCCACCCTGTCGTTCGACACGTCCCTGGAGGGCCCGCTGCTCATGGCCGACGGCCACGAGCTGCACCTGATCGGCGACGACGTCCGGCTCGACGCCCACGCGCTCGTCGACCACATCGCCGAGCGCCGGATCGACTTCCTCGACCTCACCCCGACCTACCTGCGCCGGCTGATCCCCGCCGGGCTGCTGACCGACCCGCGGCACCGGCCGAAGATCCTCATGCTCGGCGGCGAGGCACTGGACGACACGCTGTGGCGCGACCTCACCGCCGCCGAAGTCACCGTGGCGCACAACTTCTACGGCCCCACCGAGTACACAGTGGACGCCGTGTCGTGCCGGGTCGGCGAGACGGCCCGGCCGGTGCTGGGCCGCCCGCTGGCCAACACCCGCGCCCACGTCGTCGACCAGGACCTGCGGCCGGTGCCCGCCGGCGTGCCCGGCGAGCTGTGCCTCGCCGGGGCCCAGCTCGCCCGCGGCTACCTCGGCCGGCCGGGCCGGACCGCCGGCAGCTTCGTCGCGAACCCCTTCGGCGCGCCGGGCGAGCGGATGTACCGCACCGGCGACCGGGTCCGCTGGACCGCCGACGGGCAGCTGGAGTACCTGGGCCGGCTCGACGACCAGGTGAAGATCCGCGGTTTCCGCGTCGAACCGGGCGAGGTCGAGGCCGCGCTGGTCCGCCTGCCCGGCGTCACCGCGGCCGTCGTCGTGGCCCACCGGCCCGACGGCGGGCACGCCCGGCTGGTCGCCTACGTCGTCGGGGAAGCCACCCCGGACGGGCTGCGGACCGCCCTGCGGGCCACCCTGCCGGACTACCTGGTGCCCTCGGCGTTCGTCCCGGTCGACGCGATCCCGCTGACCCCGCAGGGCAAGGTCGACCGCCGCGCCCTCCCGGCGCCCGACGTCCCGGCCGGCGGCGGCCCGGCCTACGTCCCCGCGCGGACCGCGATCGAACACCAGCTGGTGGCGATCTGGTCCGAGGTGCTCGGCAACGACCGCATCGGCGTCGAAGACAACTTCTTCGGTCTCGGCGGCGACTCGATCCTGTCCATCCAGGTGGTCGCCCAGGCCCGCCAGGCAGGCCTGCGGCTGACCTCGCGCGACATCTTCCTGCACCAGACCATCGCCGGGCTCGCGACCGCGGTGCAGACGGCCGCGGTGCACGCCCCGGCCGCCGGGCCGGTCGCCGGCCCCGCGCCGCTCACCCCGATCCAGCACTGGTTCTTCGCCACCCACGGGCCGCTGGCCCACTTCACCATGTCGCAGCTGCTGGAGCTGCCCGCCGACGTCGACCAGCAGGCGCTGCGGACCGCCCTCGACGCGGTCGTCGCGCACCACGACGCCCTGCGCACCCGGTTCTTCACCGTCGACGGCCGGTGGCGGCAGGAGGTCACGCCCACGGCGCCGACCGGCGTCCTGCGGATCCGGGACCTCTCCTCGCTCGGCGACGCCGGGCAGCGCGCCGGCGTCGAAGCCGCGGCCGCGCAGGTCCGCGCCGGCCTCGACCTGACCACCGGCACCCTCGCCGGTGCCGCGCTGCTGCTGCGCGGCACCCGCCCGCCGCTGCTGTTCCTGGCCGTGCACCACCTGGTCGCCGACGGCGTGTCCCTGCGGCTGCTGCTCGGCGACCTCGAAACCGCCTACGGCCAGGTCGTGGCCGGTGCTCCGGTCCGGCTCGCGGCCACCGCCACGCCGTTCACCCAGTGGGCGCACCTGCTGGAGCAGCACGTCCGCGCGGGCGGTTTCGACGACGACCTCGAGCACTGGACGCGGGTGGCCCGCCGGGTCCCGGCGGCGCTGGCCGCCGACCGCACCGGCGCGGGCACCACCGGCTCCACCCGCACCCTGACCGTCACCCTCGGCGCCGAAGACACCGACGCGCTGCTGCACCGCGTTCCCGCGGCCTACCGCACCCAGGTCAACGACGTGCTGCTGAGCGCGCTCGGGCGCGCGCTGGCCGACCGCACGGGGGACGACGGCGTCCTGATCGCGCTGGAAGGGCACGGCCGCGAGGACGTCCTCGACGGTGTCGACCTCTCCCGCACGGCCGGCTGGTTCACCACGCAGTTCCCGGTGGCGCTCGACCTGCCGCCGTCGGGGGACTGGGGTGCCACCCTCAAGGCGGTCAAGGAACAGCTGCGGGCCGTCCCGCGCCGCGGCCTGAGCTACGAGGCCCTGCGCTACCTCGGCGAGCCCGGCGCGCCGGGCCACGCGCTGCAGGCGTTCCCGCTGCCGCAGATCTGCTTCAACTACCACGGCCGCTGGGACGCCCAGGCGGGCGCGGCCGGCCTGTTCCGGGGACGGCACGACAGCCCGGGCGCCGACATCGCCCCCGGCGAGGCGAGCACCTACCAGCTGGACGTGACCGGCGTCGTCGAAGCCGGCGCGCTGTCGCTCACCTGGTCCTACTCCGACCAGGTCAACGACGAAACCACGGTCCGCGAGCTGGCCGAGGCGATGCTGACGGCGCTGCGCGAGATCGTCGCCCACTGCGCGCACCCGGGCAGCGGCGGCCGCACGCCGTCGGACTTCCCGCTGGCCCGCCTCGACCAGGCCGGGGTGGACCGCCTGGTCGGCGACGGCCGGGACGTCGACGACGTCTACCCGCTGACCCCGCTGCAGGCGGGCATGCTGTTCCACAGCCTGCTGGACGCCGGGAACACCGACGCCTACGTCGACCAGGCCCGGATGCTCCTGGACGGCGTCCGCGACCCGGACGCGTTCGCGGTCGCCTGGCAGCAGGTCGCCGACCGCACCCCGGTGCTGCGCACCGAACTGGTCTGGGAGGGTGTCGAAGAACCACTGCAGCTCGTGCGGCACCGGGCGGTCGTCCCGGTCGCCCGCCACGACTGGCGTGGCCTGTCCGAGGCCGAGCAGGCCGAACAGCTGGAGCGGCTTTCGGCCGAGGACGCGGCCACCGGCCTGGACCTCACCACCGCGCCGCTGATGCGGCTCGCGATCGTCGCGCTCACCCACGACCGCGTGCTGCTGATGTGGACCTCGCACCACATCGTGCTCGACGGCTGGAGCCTGGCCCAGCTCTTCACCGAGGTGTGCGAGCAGTACGCCGCCCTCACCGAGCACCGGGTCCCGCGGGTGCCCGCCCACCGGCCCTTCCGCGACTACCTCGGCTGGCTCGCCGCCCAGGACCTCGCCGCGGCCGAAGACCACTGGCGCGGCGTGCTTTCCGGCTTCGCCGCCCCGACCCCGCTGCCGTGGGACCGGCCGCCGGCCAGCGCGCACCGCACCCGCTCGTCGCGGACGATCCGGGTTGCCCTGTCCACAGAGGACACCGAACGGCTGCGGGAGGTGGCCCGGCGGCACGGCCTGACCGTCAACACCCTCGTGCAGGGCGCGTGGGCCCTGCTGCTGGCCCACGCCAGCGGCGAGTCCGACGTCGTGTTCGGCACCACCGTGTCCGGCCGCCCCGACGACCTGCCGGGCGTGGAGACCATGATCGGGATGTTCATCAACACCGTCCCGACGCGCGTGCAGGTCGACACGGCAGAGGCGCTGCTGCCGTGGCTGCGGCGGCTGCAGGACGAGCAGAACCAGGCCCGCCGCCACGACTTCCTCGCGCTCGGCAGGCTGCGCGCCCTCAGCGCCGTCCCGGCCGGAGAGAACCTGTTCGACAGCATGGTCGCGTTCGAGAACTACCCGTTCGACGAGAACGCCGCCGCCCAGGCGGGCGTCACCCTGCGGGAGGTGACCGCGCTCGACGCGACGACGTTCCCGGTCACCCTGCGCGCCTACGTCGATCGCCGCCTCGGCTTCGAGCTGGGCACCGACCCGGCGCTGTTCGACGAGGACACCGCCGCCGCGCTGGCCGCCCGGCTGGAGACCCTGCTGCTCGGGCTGGCCGAAAACCCGGACCGCCCGATCGCCCGGCTGCCCTGGCTGTCCACGGAGGACCGCGCGCGGCTGGTCACGGCGCCGCCGGTGTCGCTGCCCGCGCCGACCATCACCGAGCTGTTCGCCGCCCAGGTGGCCGCGCGCCCGGACGCGGTCGCGCTCACCGCCGACGGCACCGGGCTGACCTACGCGGAGCTGAACGCGCGGGCGAACCGCCTGGCCCACCGGCTGATCGCGCTCGGCGCCGGGCCCGAACGGTTCGTCGCGCTGCGCCTGCCGCGCTCACCCGAGCAGGTCGTCGCCGTGCTCGCCGTGCTCAAGGCCGGGGCCGCCTACCTGCCGATCGACCCGGCCACCCCGGACGGACGCGTCGAGCGGATGCTCGCCGACACCGATCCCGTCGCCGTCCTCGGCCCCGAAGACGTCGACGTGCCCACCGGCCCGGACACCGATCCGCCGCTGCGCTGCACCCCGGACCACCCGGCCTACGTCATCTACACCTCGGGTTCCACCGGGCTGCCCAAGGGCGTGGTGATCCCGCACCGCAACGTCACCCGCCTGTTCGCCGCCACCGCGCGCTTCGGCTTCGGCTCCGGCGACGTCTGGACGCTGTTCCACTCCTACGCCTTCGACTTCTCCGTGTGGGAGATCTGGGGCCCGCTGCTGCACGGCGGCCGGCTCGTCGTCGTGCCGCACGCGGTGTCCCGCTCGCCGCGGGAGTTCCTGCGCCTGCTGGCCGAAGAGCGCGTCACCGTGCTCAACCAGACGCCGTCGGCGTTCTACCAGCTCGTCCGGGCCGACGAGGACGACCCCGGCGCCCGGCTCGCGCTGCGGTACGTGATCTTCGGCGGCGAGGCGCTGGACACGCGCCGGCTGGCGGGCTGGTTCGCCCGCCACGGCGACCGCACGCCGCGGCTGGTGAACATGTACGGCATCACCGAAACCACCGTGCACGTCACCGAGCTCGACCTGGAGTCCGCTGTAGACACTCCCGGTGGCATCGGCACCGTGCTGCCCGACCTGGCCGGGTACGTCCTCGACGCCGACCTGAACCCGGTCCCGGCCGGGGTGCCCGGCGAGCTGTACGTGGCCGGCGACGGCTTGGCCCGCGGCTACCTGGGCCGTCCCGGGCTGACCGCGGCCCGGTTCGTCGCCGATTGCTTCGGCCCGCCCGGCTCCCGGATGTACCGGTCGGGCGACCGGGTGTCCCGCACGCGCGACGGCGGCCTGCGCTACCACGGCCGCGCCGACCAGCAGGTCAAGATCCGCGGCTTCCGGATCGAACCGGGCGAGATCGAGGCCGGCCTGCTCGCCCTGCCGGACGTCGGCTCGGCGGCGGTGCTGGCCCGCGAGGACGAGCCCGGCCGCAAGCGGCTGGTCGCCTACGTCGTCCCGGCCGGCCCGGACGCCCCGCCGAGCCCGGCCCGGCTGCGCGAGCACCTGGGCCGGTCGCTGCCGGAGTACATGGTGCCTTCGGCGTTCGTCCTGCTCGACGAGCTTCCGTTGACCCGCAACGGCAAGCTCGACCAGCGGGCGCTGCCGGCGCCCGCCGCGACGGAGACCGGGAGCTTCGCCGAGCCGCGCACCGAGACCGAGCGCACGGTCGCGGCGGTACTGGCCGCCACCCTCGGCCTCGACCGCGTCGGGGCCGACGGCCACTTCTTCGAGCTGGGCGGGGACTCCATCCTCAGCATCCGGTTCACCTCGGCGCTGCGCGAGGCGTTCGGCGTCGACGTGTCCCCGCGGACGGTGTTCGACCACCCGACGGTGGCCGCGCTGGCCGCCGCGCTGCCGTCCGCGTCCGCGACCGCGCGGCCCGCGGCGATCACCCCGGTGGCCCGCGACGGCGAGCTGCCGCTGTCGTTCGGCCAGCAGCGCCTGTGGTTCCTCGACGACTTCGCCCCCGGCAGCACCGACCACGTCACGGTCTTCGGCGTGCGGCTGCACGGCGACCTGCGCCCGGACGCGCTCGCCAGGGCGCTCACCACGCTGATCGCCCGGCACGAGTCGCTGCGCACCACGTTCCCGGCCGTCGACGGCCGTCCCCGCCAGGTCGTGGGGGAGCCGTGGCAGCTCGCGCTGCCGGTCACCGGCGTCTCCGGTGCCGAGGAGCTGCAGCGGCTGCTGGCCGAGGACCTCGCGCGGCCGTTCGACCTGGCCCGCGGCCCGCTGCTGCGGGCGCGGCTGGTCCGCCTGGCCCCGGACGAGCACGCGCTGGTGCTGGCCCTGCACCACATCATCACCGACGGCTGGTCGATGGGTGTCCTGGTCGGCGAACTGGCCACCCTCTACGGCGACGAGCGGGCCGAGCTGCCCGCGCTGCCGATCCAGTACGCCGACTTCGCCGCCTGGCAGCGGGAGCGCCTGACCGGCGACTTCCTGGCCGGGCAGCTCGGCTTCTGGCGCCGCGAACTCGACGGCCTGCGCCCGCTGGACCTGCCCACCGACCGCCCGCGCCCGGCCACCCGGACGTCGAACGGCGCCGAGCACGAGTTCACCCTCGGCGCCGAAGCCCTCGCGGGCCTGCGCCGGCTGAGCCACGACCGGGACACCACGCTGTTCACGGCCCTGGTCGCGGCCTGCCAGCTCGTGCTGCGCCGCTGGTCGGCCCAGGACGACGTCGCGGTCGGCACGGTCACCTCCGGCCGCGACCACGCGGGTGTCCAGGACCTGGTCGGCCTCTTCGTCAACACGGTCGTCCTCCGGTCCCGGGTGGACGGCCGCCGGGGCTTCGGCGAGCTGCTCGGCGCGGTCCGCCGGACCGTCCTGGACGCCTTCGCCCACCAGGACGTGCCGTTCGAGCGGATCGTCGACGAGCTGAGCCCCGACCGCGACCCCAGCCGCACCCCGCTGTTCGAGGTCATGGTCACGCTGCAGAACGCGGGCACCCACCTGCCCGCGCTCGCCGGGCTCACCGCGACCGAGCTGGCGCTGCCGATGACGACCGCCGGGTTCGACCTGAGCGTCGAGTTCGAGGAACGCGCGGACGGCCTGCGTGGCCTGCTGAACTACAACACGGACCTGTTCGACGCGGCCACCGTGCAGCGGTTCGCCGAGCACCTCACGGTCCTGCTCGCCGCCGTCGTGGCCGACCCGGACCGGCCCGTCGACACCCTGCCGCTGCCCGCGGCCGAACACGACCGGGTCGTCACGGCGTGGAACGCCACCGAGCGGCCGGAGCCTGCCGCCACGGTCGTCGGGCTGTTCGAGGCGCAGGCCGCCCGGACCCCGCACGCGACCGCGGTGGTCTCCGGCGGCACGACCCTGACCTTCGCCGAGCT
Encoded proteins:
- a CDS encoding MbtH family NRPS accessory protein produces the protein MQDDAEFQVLVNDEGQYSLWPVANEVPAGWRTDGFRGGRQECMDHVDEVWTDMRPLSLQRQMAADG
- a CDS encoding serine hydrolase, whose amino-acid sequence is MPSPTTLSQSSLRVPLPTAEGRLQRLLTGLAHKHGVPAAQLVVTDGGRTDTATAGDVTAEAKFPVGSITKAFTAALAMLLVADGDLDPDDSLGEHLDGLGPLVGRPTVGQVLSHTGGLPAALGAAADGAGSARRYLRACREAGLVQPPGQCFSYSNVGYVLTGYLVEAVTGMSWWEAADALLLEELGIGAAFVVEPGGRRRTEGHVSGHAVHAATGRARSVAQTLSPAEAAAGALALSAGDLAAFGSMFCGGDGPLPPDLAAAMGRPVPGAEPFGLADTWGLGLAGYRGADADWTGHDGTADGTSCHLRIDAAHGRVVALTTNGSTGSALWTDLVAALRLEGLPVGDYELPADLDRAARPAADLTGHYTNGDLEYEVDVRPDGGAVLVVDGEVYPELALLRDGAFSVREPATGRRIIGGRFLTDPATGAISAMQAGGRVARRRRRAS